The nucleotide window tcatctccagtctcagtctctcctctgcagctcaaagccattgtcctcagcctggcactcccagcccttggcaaaggtcattcccagctctcctggagctcctttcaggtgctggaaggctgctctgagatctccctggagccttctcttctccaggctgagcagcctggccccacaggggaggtgctccagggtGGTGCTGTCTggtgtggctggggagcagctgggtctgtgctctggggagcagcagctggatgtgtggagcagcagctggatgtgtggagcagcagctccaggaggggacatccacaacctccctgggcaacctgtgccagtgtctcccccgctcactgccaaggatttcctccccctctccagtctccacctcccctctgcagctcagctccatgcccctcctgctggccctcccagctctccccagcagtccctccccagctctgtgcagccccctccaggcactggagcagcctgagccattgctgccagcctctccccccccagagcatcttcctccttccccctccccatcgTTTGGGGCTGTTGCAccatctgctgctggggctcacaggaggagctgctAAACCCCAAGGCAGATGAAAGgaggagcccagctgccagcaccccctccctgctgccagcaccccctccctgctgcccccaccccctccctgctgccagcaccccctccctgctgcccccatcccctccctgctgcccccatccctccccccacagcagctgccccctctcAGCCAGCCGGGAAGGCAAACTTCACCTTTCTTAGCTGCTGCATCAGGACCTGGCTCCTGGAGGGGCCCCGAGGCACCAGCAccgcagcagcctgctctgctggggagccTCAGAGCCTGTgtgcctctcctcacctccctgcAACCAGCCAGAGCCCACAGGGGGGCTCCTGGGAGAGCTGCGGCGGCGATGCCGGCAGGGGCGCAGGGAGCCGCTCGAGCGGCCCCAGGGCcaggggccagggccaggggcacCTGCTGGCCTGGGCCCCTGGGCAGTgagggccctgctgctggcctcagagcctccaggcagcccctgctgctggcctcagagcctccaggcagcccctgctgctggcctcagagcccccaggcagcctctgctgctgcctcagagcctccaggcagcccctgctggcCTCAGAGCCTccaggcagcccctgctgctggcctcagagcccccaggcagcctctgctgctgcctcagagcctccaggcagcctctgctggcctcagagcctccaggcagcctctgctgctggcctcagagcctccaggcagcccctgctgctggcctcagagcccccaggcagcctctgctgctggcctcagagcctccaggcagcccctgctgctggcctcagagcccccaggcagcctctgctggcctcagagcctccaggcagcctctgctgctggcctcagagcctccaggcagcctctgctgctgcctcagagcctccaggcagcccctgctggcCTCAGAGCCTccaggcagcccctgctgctggcctcagagcccccaggcagcctctgctgctgcctcagagcctccaggcagcctctgctggcctcagagcctccaggcagcctctgctgctggcctcagagcctccaggcagcccctgctgctggcctcagagcccccaggcagcccctgctgctggcctcagagcctccaggcagcctctgctgctggcctcagagcctccaggcagcccctgctgctggcctcagagcctccaggcagcctctgctgctggcctcagagcctccaggcagcctctgctgctggcctcagagcctccaggcagcctctgctgctggccagaaagagctgagcagggtgcaggcagcccTCCAtcgccaggggctgggctgactgggagcagggaggctctggggggcaGTCAGAGCCTCACTGTAGAGGAgctgccttcccccacccctgctggcAATGACTGAAAGAAGAGTTCCCTCTGctgggaactggctgagccaTCAACAGAGtccctctcacccagcacctcctgactgcctctcccatggctccaagtgccacatccaagcccctcttgaacccctccagggctggggactccaccacctccctgggcagcacatcccaggggccaatctctcttgctggggaagaactttctcctcacctccagcctgaccctcccctggcacggcttgagactgtgtcctcttgttctggtgctgggtgcctgggagaagagcccaaccccctccccctggccccagcctcccttcaggcagctgtggagagcaggaaggcctcccctgagcaaTGACACCAGAGGGGCTCAGTCTTCAACACAGGCCTTTAATCCAGGAGCTCTGCACTGAGAGAGCTCttaacagagcagagaggttgtgctgctgctcccccctgggctcagccacctccccccgaggtcctgcagctgtggcccttGCCTGCCTTTgggcttctctttccttccctacAGACATGAAGCTCTGCTTTGGTCTCCTGTTAAGGCAAGAATGtttagtcctgctgctgggatccagcagtgcagctgggatcaccaggagggggggaaacagaagaagggaagagaaaggagaagcctCAGTGCCACTTCCACCTCAGGCAGTTCCATGTTGAGACAATTCAGTGCTCAGCCCCCCAGCCAAAGCTGAACCAAAGGCCATCCAAATGCTCCCCCCCTGGCATTACCTATCCTGAggccagctccagagctcagcctggaggcacAAGACAATAAGTTAGAGTccatggcagctgcagagaccaAGCAGTCCTCAGTGGGATGTCTTCTTCACTCCCTTCCCAAAtctggcatccagtccaagGCCTGCAGAGACACCAGAGGGgattgctctgcctgcaggggttggCTTCCCCACTCAGCTCCcaagggcaggggcttggagggcACTCAGGGCAGTGACTCACTCTggagggcaaccaagctggggaaggggtctggggaggagcagctgagggagctgggggtggggagtgtggagcagaggaggctgagggagagctccttgctctctgcagctccctgagaggaggctggagcggggctgggctcttcttcaggcgacagggcaaggggcaatggcctcaagctgccccaggggaggggcaggctggggatgaggaaCATCCCAGAggggtcagggactggcacaggctgcccagggaggtggtggagtccccagccctggaggggctcaagaagctgtggccatggcacctgggggacttcagtggccatggaggggttgggctgaagggagaccctggagagcttttccatcccaagcagctccaggggtgaCCCTGGAGAGCTTTTGCATCCCAAACCACCCCAGGGGTGACCCTGGAGAGCTTTTCCATCCCAAGCCACCCCAGGGGTGACCCTGGAGAGCTTTTCCATCCCAAGCCACCCCAGGGGTGACCCTGGAGAGCTTTTGCATCCCAAACCACCCCAGGGGTGACCCTGGAGAGCTTTTCCATCCCAAGCCACCCCAGGGGTGACCCTGGAGAGCTTTTGCATCCCAAACCACCCCAGGGGTGACCCTGGAGAGCTTTTGCATCCCAAGCAACCCCAGGGGTGACCCTGGAGAGCTTTTGCATCCCAAGCCACCCCAGGGGTGACCCTGGAGAGCTtttccctgccctggctcccacctcaccctgcagaggagggaggcctctgggctctgcctgccagaCTCACCCAGGAACACCAGGATGGTGCCCAcccactgcaggctgctgatgGGGTTGGCAAAGAGGATGACAGAGGCCAGGATGGTGAAGAACTTGCgagtggtggtgatgatggAGCAGGTCAGGGGCCCGAAGTACACCACAGTCATGAAGATAAAGCTCTGCAAGACACAAGCAGGCAGCCCCCTGGCTGGGAAGAGCCCCCCCAGAGCACAGGAGCCCagcatgggaggggctggaaggcagctcccccaccccagccccactgctccagcagggctcccacagcagcctgcccaggagccaggggagaagactccacaacctctgggggcagagcctgctccaggcctccagctccAGGTGATAAGCCACCAAGCCAGAGCTaaatgctgctcccagccctgaggagctgggcaggaactgAGCCCAGGTCTGCTCTGAGGGGTCCTGTACAGGACAAAAccacctgcagggcacagcagggccaggggcagagcaggggcaggagccagagtagggccaggggcagagcaggggccaggggcaggagccagagcaggggccaggggcaggagccagagcaggggccaggggcaggagccagagcaggggccaggggcaggagccagagcaggggccaggggcaggagccagagtagggccaggggcaggagccagagtagggccaggggcaggagccagagcggggccaggggcaggagccagagcaggggccaggagccagagcagggccaggagccagagcaggggccaggggcaggagccagagcaggggccaggggcaggagccagagcaggggccaggggcaggagccagagcaggggccaggggcaggagccagagcaggggcaggagccagagcagggccaccagccttgccctgcccaccccccaggctgggcagacagccctgagcccccctgGGGGTCACCTACCTGCCCCAGGGCGCTGGTGAGGCCGAAGAGCAGGATGCTGTAGATGATGCTGGGGTAGCGCTCGGTGAAGCTCAGGAACTCCCAGAGCTCCCCAGTGAACAGaatccctgcagggcagagcagagcaggggctgcaagGCACCACAGAGACCATCCAACCCCTtccccatgcccagggacccctccccacagcccaggctgctccaggcctcacccagcctggccctgaacagctccaggcagggggcagccacagcctcccctgggcagcctgcgccaggctctccccagcctcactgccgaCAAGTTCCAGTCtcactctgccctctcccagctcaaagccaccgtcccccagcctggcaccgcAGGCCCCTGTcacaagcccctccccagctctcctggagccccctcagGCAccgcagggctgctctgagctgtccctggagccctgcaggctgagcagcccaacCACCCTCAGCCCGGCCCCACAGGAGagcttccccagccccctgctcccccctgcgcTCTGCCCTGAACCCCtgcaccagccccaggtccctcctgtgctgccagccctgagctcagggctCCAGGCCCCAGGGGCAGCCTCGAGCCCGGGCGGTGACTCAGGTTTgcccccagaggagctgcttggagccagcagctgagcccccAGGGTGGAGAGAGCAGTATTGATCGGCAGCCATCGGCAGCGATCAGCAGCGATCAGCAGCCATCGGCAGCGATCCGTATCGATCAGCAGCCATCGGCAGCGATCCGTATCGATCAGCAGCCATCGGCAGCGATCCGTATCGATCAGCAGCCATCGGCAGCGATCGGCATCGATCGGTATCGATCGGCAGCGATCAGTAGCAATCGGTATCGATCGGTATCGATCGGCAGCGATCAGTAGCAATCGGTATCGATCAGCAGTGATCAGCAGCGATCAGTATTGATCGGCAGCGATCGGCAGCCATCAGTATCGCTCAGCAGTGATCGGCAGCGATCAGTATCAATCAGCATCGATCAGCAGTGATCGGCAGCAATCAGTATCGATCGGCATTGATCAGTATTGACCGGCAGTGATCGGCAGCGATCAGCAGCGATCAGCAGCGATCAGTATCGATCAGCAGCGATCAGTATCGATCAGCAGCGATCAGTATCGATCAGCAGCGATCAGCTCCTGGGTGATCAATGAGAGCAGCCATCAGTCACCaagtgcagagctcagcctgagcAGGCAGCCCCCGGGCCAGggccgcagcagcagcccagaggcagagcagcagcagcccaggggcagcagcccaggggcagagcagcagcagcccaggggcagcagcccaggggcagagcagcagcagcccaggggcagcagcccaggggcagagcagcagcagcccaggggcagagcagcagcagcccaggggcagagcagcagcagcccaggggcagagcagcagcagcccaggggcagagcagcagcagcagcagcagcccaggggcagcagcccaggggcacagcaggctgctggggcagggagaggacctCGGAGCGGGGCCCCAAGGCTGGAGCGGCTCCGCGGcagcgccccctggcggccCGGGGGGAGAGCCGCAGCCGgcggcagggcagagcagctcctcccccCCGGGCGGCCCCGGCGGCTGGGCCCCGAGCAGGGGGCTCCTTACCGGCCCCCAGGAACAAGGTGGACCAGAGGTTGACGTTGAGCATCATGTGGTTGGAGCCCGTCTGGTAGTGAGCCCTCATGTGGTCCTGGGCCACCCCGGTCAGGCCGTCCAGGGtcagggagagcagctggggacagagcagagagcaaaggACAGCTTCAGCCCTCACTGCTGCCCAAGAGCCCCAGGGAGCTCCCCGGGCCAGAGTCACAccgtgcagggggctggcagggagcctcccagggcgtcttggccacccccctgcaggcagcaggggcagctccagccagggcaggctgcccagggccacagccaggctactcctgagaggctgcagggatggagcctcagccccctcccagggcagcctgttcagtgtctccccagccccactctgcacagctccctcctgatgtccagcctaaacctgccctgctccagctccaagccactgcccctgctcctaCCCCCTCAAAGCCCAGTGGCCTCCATGTGAGCACttccaccccagcagcagggctcaccTGGGGTACAAAGGACACTTCCTTATCTGTGCTGTgacctcctgcccctccctgtgccagcagggctcaccaggagctgccctccctgtgccacgagctcaccaggagcagctctgccctccctgtgccagcagggctcagtaggagctgccctccctgtgccagcagagctcaccaggagcagctctgccctccctgtgccagcagggctcagtaggagctgccctccctgtgccagcagagctcaccaggagctgccctccctgtgccatgagctcaccaggagcagctctgccctccctgtgccagcagggctcaccaggagcagctctgccctccctgtgccagcagggctcaccaggagcacctctgccctcctgcaccagcagggctcaccaggagcatctctgccctccctgtgccatgagctcaccaggagcagctctgccctccctgtgccagcagggctcaccaggagcacctctgccctccctgtgccctcctgtgccagcagggctcaccaggagcatctctgccctccctgtgccctcctgcaccatcagagctcagcaggagcagctctgccctccagcccctccctgcaccATCAGAGCTCACCAGGAGCATCTCtgccctccctgtcccctcctgcacCATCAGAGCCCaccaagagcagctctgccctccagcccctccctgtgccagcagggctcaccaggagcagctctccatAGCCAAAGGTGTGCTCCTCAGgggcagctcccctctggggcttgTAGAGGAAGAGAGCCACCCCGGCCACGATCAGCAGCACGCAGAGGAACTTGGCCAGGGGATATCTCTTGCGCAGCAGAGTCACTCCCAGCAGCATGACTGCAACGAAGCAACAGCACcaactgctgccagcagccccactctgccccagcacagcacccccCACAGCCCACCCCCTGTCCCCAcaagcaggggggagggggaggaggcactgctgtgacactgaggtCCTGCTCCAGGGGGGAAGCAgtgcccccaggcaggcagcagaggggcagggcctCACCTGGGATGGGTTTGCAGGACTTGCCCAGCACCTGCCAAAGATAAAGCACCCTGAGCCTCCAGCACAAAGCAGGCCCTCAGCtgggtgcccaggctggggcagtgccaAGCCCACCCTGCTGCACCCCCCACTCAACCTCAGCAGGCAGAGTCAGAgggtggtttgggctggaagggacctcccaaggtcatcACCCAacccctctctgcagtcagcaggggcagcctccaccagatcaggttgcccagagcctcaccttgagcatctccacTGCCAGGGCCCCAagcacctccttgggcaacctgttgcagtgccagggccccaagcacctccttgggcaacctgttgcagtgttccacccccctcctggcaaGGCCAAAATCCccaccccagggcagctgccaagCTCACACTGAAGCctccccaaaccctcccccctcagcaccagctcccaGAGAGCCACTTCCCATCGtgtccaggggctgctgctcccactCTGGAGCACTCTGAGCTCTCCccacacccagcactgcctgaacCCAGCCATACAGCCCCAAAAATGGCAGCTACAGGAAGATCAGCACCAAAATCAGGGctccttgccccctcccccgTGTTGTTGCACCAACTGGCTCCTCCCTGCTTTTGGGGTACCCTGAGGGTtagggggagagcagagggctaAGTTTTGAgggcaccaccacctccccctcactccccaccccctcctgccccccacctggGTGGGGTAGCTGACAAACTGCAgggctgagttgctggaaaccatggcacccaggtAGGAAAGGGAGCAGGCAGCGTAGAGCCAGCTCCGGGTGCGATCTGCTTTGACAGCATCGAAAAAACGGATCACTGGGGAGAGacagagggagaaaaacaaCAAGAAGAGAGCAGGGAGAGTCAGGAAGGCTGCAACGCAAAAAAAGCCCCCGCGAAAGGCACCGCAAAGCACAACCGAAGGCGACGCTCTGCAGCGAGAGGGACTCCAACCgacacccccccgcccccttccaAAGCTCCCCCCCGGCCCAAGGGCAAGCAGCCGAGCGAGCAGCCCCAGCGCAGGACTCACGGAGCTTGGCGAAGGCAGCGTTGATCACGCACTGGATGAAGACCAGCGTCAGGGCGTACTTGAACTTCTCCTGCTTCGCTCCGTCGCCGTAGCGACCCCGTGTGCTGTCAGAGCCGGGGGGAAACGCGGTCAAAACCAGCGGAGGGCACCGGAGCAGCTTCTCCGGGGCACAACAGGGGCGGACGGGACGGGTTCCCCCCACCCCGTTCGCTCCCCGCTCCACGCCGGGTCGCTCACTCACATAGTTTCCTGCAGGATACCGTAGTAGAAGTAGCAGGCGAAGACGCCCAGGAAGCAGACGGGCAGGCGGAGGCGCTCCGGGAGCATGGCACCGTTCGCTTTCGTTCCCatagcggcggcggcggcggcagcgcggCCGCTCAGCGCCGGGGCCACGTCCAGCACCACATCCCGCAGCGAgcccggcggcggcagcggcggcggcggcggcgagggCTGCCTCATACGCCCGACCTGCGCCCGCCCGCCGCTCAGGGCCCATCCGGCCTGACCGCCGCAGTGCCGGATCCGCCGCGGGTCAGGGGTGAGTGGGCAAAGCTGGGGAGCGAGCGGGAGCCCCCGGAAGAGGCACGAAGAGACTGTTCGTGGCCACCTCGGTGCGGCCTCCCCCGCGGCTCCATCGCGGTTAGGGCGGCGGGGCACCCCTGGGAACAGGCAGCACTTGGGGCAGCCCCATGCTGGGGTCCTTCGTTGAGCGCGGCCACCGAAGTGACGCGACCCGATGTGGAGCGCGGAGATTGGCTGCGCTCCGGGGGCGGGGCTAAAAGGGGGTATGTGGTTGGCGCTCGCGCCGCCGTCAGCGACTCGGGCTGGCGGTGCGCAtgcccaggcctgcagcaccctccAGCAGCGCCGCGCAGGTCCTAccgcccgcccgcccccggCCTCTGCCCCGCAGCCCGGCGCTGCCGGGGGCTCCTTCCCACCGCCGC belongs to Dryobates pubescens isolate bDryPub1 chromosome 36, bDryPub1.pri, whole genome shotgun sequence and includes:
- the SLC35B1 gene encoding solute carrier family 35 member B1, giving the protein MRQPSPPPPPLPPPGSLRDVVLDVAPALSGRAAAAAAAMGTKANGAMLPERLRLPVCFLGVFACYFYYGILQETITRGRYGDGAKQEKFKYALTLVFIQCVINAAFAKLLIRFFDAVKADRTRSWLYAACSLSYLGAMVSSNSALQFVSYPTQVLGKSCKPIPVMLLGVTLLRKRYPLAKFLCVLLIVAGVALFLYKPQRGAAPEEHTFGYGELLLLLSLTLDGLTGVAQDHMRAHYQTGSNHMMLNVNLWSTLFLGAGILFTGELWEFLSFTERYPSIIYSILLFGLTSALGQSFIFMTVVYFGPLTCSIITTTRKFFTILASVILFANPISSLQWVGTILVFLGLGLDARFGKGVKKTSH